In a single window of the Hyalangium gracile genome:
- a CDS encoding FadR/GntR family transcriptional regulator yields the protein MEHKGLVSRVSEQLERIIARGQLPKGGQLPSEQTLAKRYGVSRATIRGALQDLAARGLVVRHPGRRSRAATLDEALTLESLRLVLPAEGPEAEGRRRLLEGFFALKREVTVELLAACCEHGRARELTALEDGCFALADETRWNEERRAWVQREFELLRRAARAADRPGHMLLIQSLERSFWGIAEWVLPHLQPGAIDAWARCAMYALGERDAQSLRHQLPALLRAADEGLLDSLAPVRQEPTPPEPSTLPSPEEVPVSGADCPNLSTCQTGSVQAPPEEGATQAPPTQACPASGCASSVDAVGPAPVSEGHGAPNLSGSGPPPSGLLSGSSNPPDLSNSPSDPAWRAPVLERMAEADSLAGKQGSSPPD from the coding sequence CGAGTGTCCGAGCAGTTGGAGCGAATCATTGCGCGGGGTCAGCTACCGAAGGGAGGCCAGCTTCCCTCGGAGCAGACGCTGGCGAAGCGCTACGGTGTCTCGCGAGCCACCATTCGCGGAGCGCTCCAGGACCTGGCAGCCCGAGGCCTGGTGGTGCGGCACCCTGGCCGTAGAAGTCGCGCGGCGACGCTGGACGAGGCACTGACGTTGGAGAGTCTGAGGCTGGTGCTGCCGGCGGAGGGCCCCGAGGCCGAGGGCAGAAGGCGGCTGCTGGAAGGGTTCTTCGCCCTCAAGCGCGAAGTCACGGTGGAGCTGCTGGCCGCCTGCTGCGAGCACGGACGTGCACGAGAGCTGACAGCGCTGGAGGATGGCTGCTTCGCGCTGGCGGACGAGACACGCTGGAACGAGGAGCGCCGAGCCTGGGTGCAGCGGGAGTTCGAGCTGCTGAGGCGGGCCGCCCGCGCCGCCGACCGTCCTGGGCACATGCTGCTCATCCAGTCGCTGGAGCGCTCGTTCTGGGGCATCGCGGAGTGGGTGCTGCCCCATCTGCAGCCTGGGGCCATCGACGCGTGGGCCAGGTGCGCCATGTATGCGCTGGGTGAGCGCGACGCCCAGTCGCTGCGACACCAGCTGCCAGCGCTGCTCCGAGCGGCAGATGAGGGGTTGCTCGACAGCCTTGCCCCGGTGCGCCAGGAGCCCACCCCACCCGAGCCCTCAACCCTGCCCTCGCCCGAGGAGGTGCCCGTGTCGGGCGCGGACTGTCCGAACCTGTCTACTTGTCAGACAGGTTCGGTCCAGGCGCCGCCCGAGGAGGGGGCCACCCAGGCGCCGCCTACCCAGGCCTGTCCTGCTTCAGGCTGCGCCTCATCCGTGGATGCCGTCGGACCGGCGCCTGTGAGCGAGGGGCACGGTGCACCCAACCTCTCCGGGAGTGGACCACCCCCTTCGGGCCTGCTCTCCGGGAGCTCAAATCCCCCTGATTTGTCGAACTCACCCTCAGACCCTGCCTGGCGTGCGCCAGTTCTCGAGCGCATGGCGGAGGCAGATAGCTTGGCTGGCAAGCAAGGCTCGTCGCCGCCTGACTGA